AGTCAGATGGCCATTGGTGACGAGATCACCATGCAGTTCCAGCGTAACACGGCGATACGCAGCGTAGACCCCGCCATTTGCGAAACGCCCAGCAATGGCTTCGCAAGTTGTGAAATTAGCCTGACGCTGCGCAATTTACCGAATACGGATTTCCTCACATTTTTCTTGCTGCCTTACCTGAGCGGGTTAATCATCCTGGCGATTGGCATCGCGATTCTTTACTATCGCGGCAACGATGCTACGGGGTTAGTCGCGGCGTTGTTTTCTTTTATGACGGCGATATTCGTAGGCGGCATCTTCGACCTGGGTGCGGAAAATCTCCTGACCCCTGTCTGGATTATGGCCGCCGTATGGGCGGGAGGCGCTCTCTTTACTCTTGGGCTGATCTTCCCCAAGCGGATGAGCATCCTCTATCGCTACCCTATCCTGCAATATCTGCCGATCATCATAACGACACTGATTGGTGCCGCATTGATTGCGCGTTACCTTGTGCCGACTTCTCCCTGGGATAACCAGGCTGGGCAGACGGGCGCTGTTGTTTCTATCGTGGGCCTGGTGAGCCTGATCATTTTGCAAATTCTCTATCAGCGGCCCCGTGCTGTACTGGTTGCAACACGTGACCAGTCGAACAGTGTGCTCATTGGTACCGGGCTGATGCTGATTCCTCTCACGATCTGGCTGCTAAATCGGGCTATGCTGCTCGTCGGCCAGCCAGGGAACGTCGCTTTCGAAGCGCTAATGCCCCTATACATCTTCCCGAATGCGACTATTGCATACGCTGTTTTGCAATATCGCCGTGTGGATACTGACCGCATCATCAGCTCTAGCTTGACGTATGTCATTATGTTGGGCGCGTTGTTATTTGCGATCTTCCTGCTGACGTTTGGCAGTTCCGTTGTCGCACGCAATGTCATCCGTGTGAGCGATCCACTGGTCATTGGCGTCATCATCTTCTTTATGGTGATTCTATTCACGCCATTACGCAGCCGCTTACAAGACCGTATCGACGCTATTTACTTCCGCTCACGCCGAGACTTCCAGGAAAAGGTGGAAACGTTCGGACGCAGCATTACCAATGCCTCCGATTATGCGGCCATCGCCCGCGAATTCACCCGGCTCATCACAGAAAATATTGAGTCTGACAGCATTTTCGTCTTCCTGCGCGATAGCAGTGGCGAGTTCGTCGCCCGCAAAGGCCTGAAAGACGAGACAGACCTCCGCTTTGCAGAAGACACCCCCATGATCGATCTGTTGGCAAAGTCAAACGAGCCGATCACCTTGCAGCCGGATCGACCATGGCCGCATGAGATGTGGGCGGAACGTGGCCGTTTGCAAATCTTGCGTGCCAGAATTCTCGTCCCATTGATGGGGGCCGAGCAGCTCAATGGCTTTGTTGTCGTGGGGATGCCAAAGGCCGCCAACAAGCGCTATGACTATGAAGAAATCCGCTTCGTCGCCAACCTGACGGGCCAGTTCGCCATTGCGACAGAGCGCTCCCAGGTCATTAACTCCCTGGAACGGCGCGTACAGGAATTGGACGTCCTCAGCCAGGTGAGCCAGGCCGTCAGCTTTACGATTGACTTCGACGATCTGCTAGAGCTCATCTATACCCAGACGAGTAAGCTGATCGAAGCGCCCTGCTTTTACATTGCGCTCACAGATGTAAGCAGCGACCATGTGTATTTTGCTTTCTTCCTGGAAGATGATGACCGTATTGAAAGCCAGGAAAATCGCCATTGGCCGATGGGCAACGATCTCTTTAGCGAGATTATCGAAACAGGCATGCCCCGCCGCGTCGCGGATTATCGGCAGGAATTGCGTACACGTGGCCTGACGGAACGCCCAGAGACGGACAATTTGCGCAGTTGGATGGGCGTCCCACTCACGGCGAAATCGACTACCCTTGGCGTCCTGGCCGCTGGCAAAAACACGCCTGGGCCGGAATATACGCAAGAAGAATTCAAGATTCTGAGCGATATTGGCTCCTTGGCGGCTGCCAGTATCGAACGAACACGTCTCTTTTCAGAAACACAGGCCCGCGAGCGCCAGCTTACCGTGCTAAATGATATTTCTAAGCAATTGGTGGCAACAGAAGCTGATGTTGATAAGCTGCTCGGCCTGATTATGGATAGCGCTGTAGACATCCTCAACGCAGAGGCTGGTTCGCTGCTGCTCACAACGCAGGATACCCAGAACGAATTGGAATTCTATGTGGTCGTAGGCGGCGCAGGTGACGAACTCGTCGGCACGCGCATCCCATTTGACCGGGGCATCGTCGGCCAGGTAGCGACCAATGCCGAGCCAATAATCGTCAATAATGTGGCGGATGATCCACGTCATGCACGCGACTTCGACGATGAGACAGTTCTGGCGCGTTCATTGCTCACCGTGCCACTGATTGCCAAGAATAACGTCATCGGCGTGCTGCAAGTGATGAATAAACGCGATGGCACCATCTTCGTCAAGGCAGATCAAGACCTGATGACGACATTCGCCGGGCAGGCGGCTGTTGCGATTGAAAATGCGCGGTTGCTACAAATGCAGGATATTCAGTTGAGCGACCGCGTGCGCGAGCTGGAAGTGCTGGAACGCATCGACCGCGAGCTGAATCGCGCGTTGGACCTTACAACCGTCGCAAACCTCACGGTCCGCTCCGCAATGGAGGAACTCCATGCACAGGCAGGCGCACTCGGTATCGTCAGCCAATCACCGCCTTACCTAGAAATCGTCGCTATTGCAGGCTACAGCGAAGATGAATACCCGGATGGCGCGCAAGGCAAATACTGGCCGCTGGATGAAGGGATCATCGCGCGTGTGATGCGTACTAAAAGTGCGGACTTCGCGCCGGATGTGAGCATCGACCCCAGTTATACAAAGGGCCTGATCAACAGCCTGAGCCAGATCACCGTACCGATGATGAGCGGCGATGACGTCAACGCGATCCTCATTCTGGAGACAAACGCCCTACCGCGCTTCACCCTGCCAGACTGGGGCTTTACACAGCGCTTAGCGGAACACGCCAGCATCGCTATTGCGAATGCCCAGCTTTATACCGCGCTGACGGAAGCCAACAAATCCAAGAGCACCTTTATGGGCTTCGCGGCGCATGAGCTCAAAAACCCGCTGACGCCGATCAAGGGTTATGCCGATGCCCTGCTGGCTGGCATGAGTGGCGAATTATCGGAGCAGCAGCAAAGCATGATGCAGGTCGTGCGCAATAACGTCAACCGCCTTGAGACGATCATTGCCGATCTGCGCGACGCGGCCAAAATCGACGCCAATGAATTCCGTGTAGAAGTCGCCCCCATGGATATCCGCCATGCGGTGATCGGCGCTTTGCAGCCCTTCATCCATATCCTGGATGGCAAAAACCAGGAGCTCGTCAATAATGTACCGGAGGGCTTGCCGCTGGTGATGGGTGATGAAACGCGCCTGATCCAGGTCCTGACAAACCTCGTCAGCAATGCGCATAAATACAGCCCGGACGGCACAACCATCACGATTAACGCCAGAGTGCTCAACGATTACCGCGATGCACGCGGTACGCGTATTGGGCAGGTCATGCAGGTTGCCGTCACAGATGAAGGCATCGGCATGAGCCAGGAAGATGTCTCTCGCCTCTTTAAAGAAAAATATTTCCGTAGTACAAATATGGAAGCTCTGCGCGAGACCGGCACTGGCCTGGGTATGATGCTCTCTTATGCCATTATGGAGCAGCACGGCGGCACCATTGATGTTGAAAGTGAAATTGGCAAAGGCTCCACTTTCTCGATCATTGTGCCCCTTGCGCCAGAATCCACCCTTGCACCCGTCGAACCAGACACCGAACCGGCTTCAGATTAGCCGAGGATAGACACAGGGGGAAATCACCATGACAACTGAATTTAAGCACATCATCCGCACCGAAGAAGA
The Phototrophicus methaneseepsis DNA segment above includes these coding regions:
- a CDS encoding GAF domain-containing protein; its protein translation is MTETTFRPGTPLAPSRTLSANRTHIWRWLVTGIAGLTMVLFVAYFIMAINFYNRPFTGAFYSYTMTANASSAATYQEWPALYAGLEHLDWITGLNGQPLAEDPTDYLSARTTFYNLLSQMAIGDEITMQFQRNTAIRSVDPAICETPSNGFASCEISLTLRNLPNTDFLTFFLLPYLSGLIILAIGIAILYYRGNDATGLVAALFSFMTAIFVGGIFDLGAENLLTPVWIMAAVWAGGALFTLGLIFPKRMSILYRYPILQYLPIIITTLIGAALIARYLVPTSPWDNQAGQTGAVVSIVGLVSLIILQILYQRPRAVLVATRDQSNSVLIGTGLMLIPLTIWLLNRAMLLVGQPGNVAFEALMPLYIFPNATIAYAVLQYRRVDTDRIISSSLTYVIMLGALLFAIFLLTFGSSVVARNVIRVSDPLVIGVIIFFMVILFTPLRSRLQDRIDAIYFRSRRDFQEKVETFGRSITNASDYAAIAREFTRLITENIESDSIFVFLRDSSGEFVARKGLKDETDLRFAEDTPMIDLLAKSNEPITLQPDRPWPHEMWAERGRLQILRARILVPLMGAEQLNGFVVVGMPKAANKRYDYEEIRFVANLTGQFAIATERSQVINSLERRVQELDVLSQVSQAVSFTIDFDDLLELIYTQTSKLIEAPCFYIALTDVSSDHVYFAFFLEDDDRIESQENRHWPMGNDLFSEIIETGMPRRVADYRQELRTRGLTERPETDNLRSWMGVPLTAKSTTLGVLAAGKNTPGPEYTQEEFKILSDIGSLAAASIERTRLFSETQARERQLTVLNDISKQLVATEADVDKLLGLIMDSAVDILNAEAGSLLLTTQDTQNELEFYVVVGGAGDELVGTRIPFDRGIVGQVATNAEPIIVNNVADDPRHARDFDDETVLARSLLTVPLIAKNNVIGVLQVMNKRDGTIFVKADQDLMTTFAGQAAVAIENARLLQMQDIQLSDRVRELEVLERIDRELNRALDLTTVANLTVRSAMEELHAQAGALGIVSQSPPYLEIVAIAGYSEDEYPDGAQGKYWPLDEGIIARVMRTKSADFAPDVSIDPSYTKGLINSLSQITVPMMSGDDVNAILILETNALPRFTLPDWGFTQRLAEHASIAIANAQLYTALTEANKSKSTFMGFAAHELKNPLTPIKGYADALLAGMSGELSEQQQSMMQVVRNNVNRLETIIADLRDAAKIDANEFRVEVAPMDIRHAVIGALQPFIHILDGKNQELVNNVPEGLPLVMGDETRLIQVLTNLVSNAHKYSPDGTTITINARVLNDYRDARGTRIGQVMQVAVTDEGIGMSQEDVSRLFKEKYFRSTNMEALRETGTGLGMMLSYAIMEQHGGTIDVESEIGKGSTFSIIVPLAPESTLAPVEPDTEPASD